Proteins encoded in a region of the Paenibacillus sp. E222 genome:
- the infC gene encoding translation initiation factor IF-3: MINDEIRAKEVRLVGAEGEQIGITPIREALQMAIDLNLDLVNVAPQAKPPVCRIMDYGKFRYEQQKKDKEARKNQKIVDIKEVWFRSNIEEHDYQTKLRNVVKFLKEGDKVKCSVRYRGREIAHAAIGQRILERVKVEVAELCTIERQPKLEGRSMIMILAPKA; this comes from the coding sequence ATGATTAATGATGAGATTCGGGCGAAGGAAGTACGCCTTGTCGGAGCTGAAGGAGAACAAATTGGGATCACGCCGATTCGGGAAGCACTGCAAATGGCGATTGACCTGAACTTGGACCTGGTCAATGTGGCACCACAGGCTAAACCGCCGGTATGCCGCATCATGGACTATGGCAAATTCCGCTATGAGCAACAAAAGAAAGACAAAGAAGCCCGTAAGAACCAGAAAATTGTTGACATTAAAGAAGTATGGTTCCGTTCCAATATTGAGGAGCATGATTATCAAACGAAGCTTCGTAATGTAGTTAAGTTCTTGAAAGAAGGCGACAAGGTAAAATGTTCCGTTCGTTACCGCGGACGTGAAATTGCGCATGCCGCCATTGGTCAACGGATTTTGGAGCGTGTTAAGGTGGAGGTTGCAGAACTTTGCACCATCGAACGTCAGCCGAAATTGGAAGGCCGCAGTATGATCATGATTCTGGCTCCTAAAGCCTGA
- a CDS encoding glycosyltransferase family 2 protein, whose protein sequence is MLDAIFVTMQVILALLAVYQFTFSLFGLIKKKKKKHYPATKSFAVLVAAHNEEQVIGALMENLKQLDYPEDLYDVFVICDNCTDGTAQIVRQHGLNACVRTNADLRGKGYAIEWMLKYLWKLPRQYDAVVMFDADNLVDRNFLLEMNDDLCNGSRVIQGYIDTKNPEDSWITAAYGVSYWYINRLWQLSRHNLNMANFLGGTGMCFETNLLKEIGWGATSLVEDLEFTMRSVQRNVYPVFNYDAKVFDEKPLTFKASARQRLRWMQGHFTVARRYFFPLLWQSIKERSLVKFDLAVYGANVYVVLLTFLMTAVLWVDTAIFSGPHIANIYGYFPLWVGFVAIGLNILTFLLSMALEKVTFAKVYLYLILFPIYLLSWYPITFYAFFTQNNKQWSHTQHTRVVRLDEVQSKQG, encoded by the coding sequence ATGTTGGACGCTATATTCGTCACGATGCAGGTCATTCTGGCACTGCTAGCCGTGTACCAATTCACGTTTTCGCTGTTCGGTCTGATTAAGAAAAAGAAAAAGAAACATTATCCGGCGACAAAATCATTCGCTGTACTCGTCGCAGCACACAATGAAGAACAAGTTATTGGTGCTTTGATGGAGAACTTGAAACAACTGGATTACCCGGAAGATCTGTACGATGTGTTTGTCATTTGTGACAACTGTACGGATGGAACAGCTCAAATTGTAAGACAGCATGGTTTGAATGCTTGTGTACGTACCAATGCTGATCTCAGAGGTAAAGGGTATGCCATCGAATGGATGCTTAAATATCTGTGGAAATTGCCACGTCAGTATGACGCAGTTGTCATGTTTGATGCGGATAATCTGGTTGACCGTAACTTCTTGCTTGAGATGAATGACGACTTGTGCAATGGTTCGCGTGTAATTCAAGGATACATTGATACGAAAAATCCGGAGGATTCCTGGATCACTGCAGCTTATGGCGTATCTTACTGGTACATCAACCGTTTGTGGCAGTTGTCCCGTCATAATTTGAATATGGCGAATTTCCTCGGAGGTACTGGAATGTGCTTCGAGACCAACCTGCTGAAAGAAATTGGTTGGGGCGCTACAAGTCTGGTGGAGGATTTGGAATTTACGATGCGCAGTGTTCAGCGTAATGTATATCCTGTCTTTAACTATGATGCCAAAGTATTTGATGAGAAGCCGTTAACCTTTAAAGCTTCAGCAAGACAACGTCTTCGCTGGATGCAAGGTCACTTTACAGTTGCGCGTAGATATTTCTTCCCGCTGCTGTGGCAAAGTATCAAGGAAAGAAGCTTGGTGAAATTTGACCTTGCTGTGTATGGCGCAAACGTGTACGTTGTTTTGCTTACGTTCCTGATGACAGCTGTCCTATGGGTGGATACAGCGATCTTCAGTGGTCCACATATCGCAAACATATACGGGTACTTCCCGCTTTGGGTAGGATTTGTAGCGATTGGTCTGAACATCCTGACATTCTTGTTGTCCATGGCACTGGAAAAGGTTACTTTTGCCAAAGTGTATCTGTACCTGATCTTGTTCCCGATTTACCTTCTTTCATGGTATCCAATTACGTTCTACGCGTTCTTCACGCAGAACAATAAACAATGGAGCCATACCCAACATACACGTGTTGTACGTTTGGATGAGGTGCAGAGCAAGCAGGGTTAA
- a CDS encoding phosphatase PAP2 family protein: MSRLFVKFQEYDRNVFMWINGRLHNRFMNFWLYYFTHLGGATSSIAVSLLIWLLAPAPWSTTGLQACIALAVSHIPVAIAKKLYPRIRPYLALPDTITFRNPLTDHSFPSGHTTAVFSVTVPFMTMEPFLLLLLLPVALIVGFSRIYLGLHYPSDVLAGATIGTLVALATVALWT, translated from the coding sequence ATGAGCCGTTTATTCGTAAAGTTTCAAGAGTATGATCGAAATGTATTTATGTGGATTAATGGTCGACTTCATAATCGATTTATGAACTTTTGGCTGTATTATTTCACCCATCTGGGCGGAGCAACTTCTTCTATTGCAGTATCCTTACTAATTTGGCTGCTGGCTCCCGCTCCTTGGAGCACAACAGGACTTCAGGCATGCATCGCTCTAGCGGTTAGCCACATTCCCGTAGCAATCGCCAAAAAACTGTATCCGCGCATTCGGCCTTACCTGGCTCTACCGGATACGATTACGTTCCGCAACCCCCTGACGGACCATTCGTTCCCTTCAGGGCATACTACTGCCGTATTCTCAGTTACGGTTCCTTTTATGACGATGGAGCCGTTCCTGTTGCTGTTGTTACTCCCTGTTGCATTAATTGTCGGATTTTCACGAATTTACCTCGGATTACACTATCCCTCAGATGTGCTCGCAGGTGCTACGATCGGTACTTTAGTCGCACTTGCAACAGTTGCTTTATGGACATAA
- a CDS encoding glycosyltransferase, with product MEKKRVLLLSEGFGAGHTQAAYALSSSLRKLSPNVQTKVLELGSFLNPRVAPLIITAYKKTVINQPKLIGYVYRHQYKKSLNRLTTLALHKLFYTHTRSIVRQLRPNVIVCTHPIPSAVISRLKRLGVQVPLCTVITDYDAHGTWISPEVDLYLVSTDEVKSKLMLRGVSIDKIRVTGIPIHPNFWEHPGRDEIRGKFKLKNMPTVLVMGGGWGMLSDEVVNQLLTRWHEDVQIIFCLGRNDKSRISMEQNPLYQKDNIHIIGYTNEVDKLMEVSDLLITKPGGMTCSEGLAKGIPMLFHNPIPGQEEENVQYFTARGLGESITSLDVVVKWMNKLVHNYSDIVRKRKRHMAQIAKYHPMQSAQSIIDLLDLRPYSADQAGL from the coding sequence GTGGAAAAGAAAAGAGTATTACTATTATCTGAAGGCTTTGGCGCTGGTCATACTCAAGCCGCTTATGCGCTGTCCAGCAGTTTGCGAAAACTTTCGCCGAATGTGCAAACCAAAGTGCTTGAGTTGGGGAGTTTTCTGAACCCCAGAGTTGCGCCACTCATCATTACAGCATACAAAAAAACGGTCATTAATCAGCCCAAGCTCATCGGGTATGTATACAGGCATCAATATAAAAAATCCTTGAACCGGCTGACTACACTTGCGCTGCATAAACTGTTTTACACCCATACACGCAGTATCGTGCGTCAGCTTCGTCCAAATGTTATTGTATGCACCCACCCTATTCCCAGTGCCGTCATATCCAGACTGAAACGTCTGGGTGTGCAGGTTCCACTTTGTACAGTCATCACGGATTATGACGCGCACGGGACATGGATTAGCCCAGAAGTGGACCTGTATCTTGTTTCCACAGATGAGGTAAAGTCCAAATTAATGCTGCGGGGTGTATCTATAGACAAAATTCGAGTTACCGGCATTCCGATCCATCCCAACTTCTGGGAACATCCCGGGCGGGACGAGATTCGAGGCAAATTCAAATTGAAGAACATGCCTACTGTGCTTGTGATGGGCGGTGGTTGGGGAATGCTTAGTGATGAAGTGGTTAACCAATTATTGACACGCTGGCATGAGGATGTTCAGATTATTTTCTGCCTTGGCCGCAATGACAAAAGCCGAATCAGCATGGAACAGAATCCGTTGTATCAAAAAGATAATATTCATATCATCGGGTACACCAATGAAGTGGACAAATTAATGGAAGTATCTGATCTCCTGATCACCAAGCCAGGCGGAATGACATGCAGTGAAGGGTTGGCAAAAGGAATCCCCATGTTGTTCCATAATCCCATACCAGGCCAGGAAGAAGAAAATGTCCAGTATTTCACCGCACGAGGTTTGGGGGAGTCCATAACTTCCCTTGACGTTGTTGTAAAATGGATGAATAAACTGGTCCATAACTACTCTGACATTGTTCGCAAACGCAAACGCCACATGGCACAGATTGCCAAGTATCACCCCATGCAAAGCGCACAAAGTATTATCGACCTTCTGGACCTGCGTCCCTACTCGGCAGACCAAGCCGGACTATAA
- a CDS encoding ABC transporter substrate-binding protein: MRMRNKTIRHLSMVLALMLFAGVLAACNNGSGGSAQGSEQGGSSENKGEKVTLQFYMLGDAPKDLPVIESEINKLAEADLNVNVKFNYTSWTDWDQKYKLLLSSGQPIDLIFTADWTFYQSYAKKGAFLPLDELLPKAAPTLKGYVPDDMWNAVKVNDKIYTVPSTWTEYVTEGIAYREDLREKYNLPKPESLETLEAYLEGIKANEPNMIPIADSNANHTHGIRQLTSKLVNTAGQLPYGLDIMYDTPSNITSYWGSAQHLEDLKTYKRWMDKGFFPKNVLNVKDTSNSLLQNGKAAVVLSGENPNKFNADVIKVQSTHPDWKLGYFPYPNAKGFAQPVHPIHNGFAIPRSSKNPERALAFYEKLVTDKRYNWLTEYGVEGKNFEVQDGYYKMVGDAQTNGFPREGMNGWAWRNPEFMLYDKSFDDVLAIFKELDKMKKPDIYTGFAEDWTPYQAEKAALEQVEKQYLYPLNVGLVDDVEAGLNTFMEKAKQAGLEKIQSEYTKQWQDYLKSAGIQ; the protein is encoded by the coding sequence ATGCGTATGCGTAACAAAACAATTCGGCACCTGTCTATGGTTCTTGCCCTGATGCTGTTTGCCGGGGTGCTTGCCGCGTGTAATAACGGTTCGGGGGGATCGGCGCAAGGAAGTGAGCAGGGAGGTTCTTCTGAAAACAAAGGGGAGAAGGTAACGCTGCAATTCTACATGCTTGGTGATGCCCCCAAAGATCTGCCTGTGATTGAGTCGGAAATCAACAAGCTGGCTGAGGCCGATCTGAACGTCAATGTAAAATTCAACTATACCTCATGGACAGACTGGGACCAAAAATACAAATTGCTGCTGTCTTCCGGTCAACCGATTGATCTGATCTTTACCGCGGATTGGACGTTCTATCAGTCCTATGCGAAAAAAGGAGCATTCCTGCCTCTGGATGAACTATTGCCTAAGGCAGCACCAACGCTCAAAGGTTATGTACCTGATGACATGTGGAACGCGGTAAAAGTAAATGACAAGATCTATACTGTGCCATCGACATGGACTGAATATGTTACTGAGGGTATTGCGTACCGTGAGGATTTGCGTGAAAAGTACAATCTGCCCAAACCGGAATCTTTGGAGACACTCGAAGCCTATCTGGAGGGAATCAAAGCTAATGAACCCAATATGATTCCAATCGCGGATAGCAATGCGAACCATACTCATGGTATTCGTCAATTAACATCCAAGCTGGTGAATACGGCAGGTCAGCTCCCTTATGGACTGGACATCATGTATGATACACCATCCAATATCACTTCCTATTGGGGGTCAGCGCAGCATCTGGAAGACCTGAAAACGTACAAACGCTGGATGGACAAAGGCTTTTTCCCGAAAAACGTGCTGAATGTAAAGGATACGTCCAACTCATTGCTGCAAAATGGCAAAGCAGCTGTTGTACTGTCGGGAGAGAACCCGAACAAATTTAACGCGGATGTGATCAAGGTTCAGTCCACGCACCCGGATTGGAAGCTCGGTTATTTCCCATACCCGAATGCCAAAGGGTTTGCACAACCCGTTCACCCGATTCACAATGGTTTTGCAATTCCGCGCAGCAGCAAAAACCCGGAGAGAGCTCTCGCATTCTATGAGAAACTGGTTACCGACAAACGTTACAACTGGCTTACCGAATATGGTGTCGAAGGCAAAAACTTTGAAGTTCAAGACGGCTATTATAAAATGGTGGGCGATGCCCAGACCAACGGATTCCCGCGAGAAGGCATGAATGGCTGGGCTTGGCGTAATCCGGAATTCATGCTTTATGATAAGAGCTTTGATGATGTGCTGGCTATTTTCAAAGAGCTGGACAAAATGAAAAAGCCGGACATCTACACCGGATTTGCTGAGGATTGGACGCCTTACCAAGCTGAGAAAGCTGCACTGGAGCAGGTAGAGAAGCAGTATCTCTATCCGTTGAATGTGGGCTTGGTGGACGATGTAGAAGCGGGTCTGAATACATTTATGGAAAAAGCCAAACAGGCAGGCCTTGAGAAGATTCAGAGTGAGTATACCAAACAGTGGCAGGATTACTTGAAGTCGGCTGGTATTCAATAG
- a CDS encoding carbohydrate ABC transporter permease yields the protein MILILSLICIIPFLLILSGSFSSNESIVREGYHLFPTDFSLEGYKMVFKFPTQVLKAYGVTIFTTIVGTALGLFLITMAGFVLQRKDFRYRNVFSFFIYFTTLFGGGLVPWYIMLANYFNLTDTYTVLIFPGLMTPFLIILMKNFIRSAVPDELIESAKIDGANDFRIYFSVVLKLAMPGIATVGLFLALGYWNDWFTSSLFINNPDMYQLQFYLYNTMNTITFIDQMAIGTGITLSQDVPTESTKMAMAIVVTGPILFLYPFVQRYFVKGLTIGAVKG from the coding sequence ATGATCCTGATTCTTTCCTTAATCTGTATCATTCCATTTCTTTTGATTTTATCCGGCTCATTCAGCAGCAACGAATCGATTGTAAGAGAAGGGTATCACCTCTTTCCCACCGATTTTTCCTTGGAAGGTTACAAGATGGTGTTCAAATTTCCGACCCAGGTGCTCAAAGCTTATGGCGTGACGATTTTTACAACCATTGTGGGTACGGCCCTTGGACTGTTTCTCATTACGATGGCGGGATTTGTACTGCAGCGCAAAGACTTCAGGTACCGGAACGTCTTCTCATTTTTCATCTACTTTACAACCCTTTTTGGTGGGGGATTAGTTCCTTGGTACATCATGCTGGCAAATTATTTCAATCTTACGGACACGTATACGGTGTTGATTTTTCCGGGACTGATGACACCATTTCTGATTATCCTGATGAAAAACTTCATTCGTTCAGCCGTTCCGGATGAGCTGATTGAGTCAGCCAAAATCGATGGAGCAAATGATTTCCGCATTTACTTTAGCGTAGTACTGAAACTGGCGATGCCCGGCATTGCCACTGTAGGGTTATTTCTGGCGCTGGGATACTGGAATGACTGGTTCACATCCTCCTTGTTCATTAACAACCCGGATATGTACCAGCTGCAATTTTATTTGTATAACACCATGAACACAATTACCTTCATTGACCAGATGGCGATTGGTACCGGCATAACACTTAGCCAGGATGTACCTACCGAATCAACCAAAATGGCGATGGCTATTGTGGTTACTGGCCCCATTTTGTTCCTGTATCCATTTGTACAGCGTTACTTTGTCAAGGGTCTTACCATTGGTGCGGTGAAAGGTTAG
- a CDS encoding sugar ABC transporter permease, translating into MLKELNKNKIMFLMLLPTLIFFLINSYFPMVGIYYAFTRYDFEGGLFGSPFVGLENFKFLWQSGMLLKLTTNTVGYNLAFIILGNGLAIFCAILLSEIRGKVFKKITQSVMFLPYFISFVLLSVIAYNMFNYESGFVNTVLKRFEAGPVDIYNTPWIWVFLIIIFYLWKNLGYSMVIYLAAITGISDEYYEAARIDGANIFQRIWYITVPMLKPTFVILLLFSLGSIMKGQFDLFYQLIGNNGVLYNATDIIDTYVYRSLKVTFDIGMATAAGLYQSLFGFILIMTVNYIIRKVNEDYALF; encoded by the coding sequence ATGCTCAAAGAATTGAACAAAAACAAAATCATGTTTCTCATGCTGCTGCCTACACTGATCTTTTTTCTGATTAACTCGTATTTTCCGATGGTCGGCATCTATTATGCGTTTACCCGCTATGATTTTGAAGGTGGGTTGTTCGGCAGTCCGTTTGTGGGCCTGGAGAACTTCAAGTTCCTGTGGCAATCCGGAATGCTGCTGAAGCTGACAACCAACACGGTGGGGTATAATCTGGCCTTCATTATATTGGGAAACGGGCTGGCGATTTTCTGTGCAATTTTGCTCAGTGAGATTCGGGGAAAAGTGTTTAAGAAAATTACGCAGTCGGTCATGTTTTTACCGTATTTCATCTCGTTTGTTCTATTAAGTGTAATCGCTTACAACATGTTCAACTATGAATCCGGTTTTGTGAACACGGTACTCAAACGTTTCGAGGCAGGGCCCGTCGATATTTACAATACACCCTGGATCTGGGTGTTCCTGATCATCATTTTTTATCTGTGGAAAAATCTTGGGTACAGCATGGTCATCTACCTTGCAGCTATTACAGGAATCAGTGATGAGTATTACGAGGCAGCCCGGATTGACGGGGCCAATATTTTTCAGCGTATTTGGTATATCACTGTACCGATGCTAAAACCGACCTTTGTCATCCTCCTGTTATTCTCGCTCGGGAGCATTATGAAGGGACAATTTGATCTCTTTTACCAACTCATTGGAAACAACGGCGTCTTATATAACGCTACAGATATCATCGATACGTATGTGTATCGTTCCCTGAAAGTGACGTTTGATATCGGAATGGCTACCGCAGCTGGACTGTATCAATCTCTGTTCGGTTTTATCCTGATTATGACCGTCAACTATATCATCCGTAAAGTAAATGAGGACTACGCTTTGTTCTAA
- a CDS encoding AraC family transcriptional regulator has product MRKRSEDSQKVFARILIGIIVSTVATLLVASTILYVNYNRIALRQVYRTDMNGLTQTSREVSKMTETAKSLSYQIYQDYTISALLLYSNPSIYEITPAMEQLDNYRMSLPFIESIYVYNSKNDEFFISSNEVRNGQQSISEIDDQGITSILDRFHDYKPFVPIPRTYQVGSTEETQVSSYTYLCYDTINDNATLNYAVVVNIKDDWLSPNMNTADQPGKTFIINEQGQLLSDFSNRALMKDLSNETFMLPILQNKEQSAYFTAEVDGEKSLITYTAPDNLGWRYVRITPYDLITSDIRNMRTHTVLFCLGLLIAGVFLSYLVSRKLYHPIDKVLVRMRVMEAERRGSLHLLRQDFLRGALQGRETVTGGMLEERMKFYGSSVDVHRLTRLVLLRIDHFTDFSDTYREEVQLVKYAMMNICTETADLYYHTEAVDMGGDLITLIFNDKIRDEADYEDSPIEDLLRMMQAAVMTHLRCSISFTIGPAEDSLENSIASYTRSAEASLHRLFMGPGCLIYTSDIMAYHAKEYTFPVGKERQLIDCLMTGKTGEAKQVYADIVSETATYPFTVFQLALSHLTTTLNHVRNTLKKNNQLTLESISDRSMLPIHDAEDLSEVHAHFYRMFDELGSKVEEKRTLKHEELIRKINCIIERDYADTNLCLTSIADELAMSPIYVSRLYKQLTLKGLTDVINETRIAKAQNLLIETEHSVADIAEQTGFTNSSYFYRMFKKFNGVTPNDYRRKELHSEL; this is encoded by the coding sequence ATGCGTAAACGTTCAGAGGACAGTCAGAAGGTGTTTGCACGGATTCTTATCGGCATTATTGTTAGCACCGTTGCCACCTTGCTTGTGGCTTCTACCATTTTGTACGTCAACTATAATCGTATTGCTCTTCGTCAGGTCTACCGAACCGATATGAACGGCCTTACTCAGACCAGTCGGGAAGTCTCCAAGATGACCGAGACCGCCAAATCACTGTCTTATCAGATTTATCAGGATTACACCATCTCTGCTCTGCTGCTCTATTCGAATCCGAGTATCTATGAAATTACGCCAGCGATGGAACAACTCGACAACTATCGCATGTCCCTCCCTTTTATCGAATCCATCTATGTATATAACTCCAAAAATGATGAGTTCTTTATCAGTTCTAATGAAGTTCGCAATGGACAACAGTCCATCTCGGAAATTGACGATCAGGGGATTACAAGCATCCTCGACCGTTTCCATGATTACAAACCTTTTGTCCCCATTCCGCGTACATACCAGGTTGGCTCCACCGAGGAAACTCAGGTCAGCAGCTATACGTACCTCTGCTATGACACGATCAATGACAATGCCACACTGAATTATGCGGTTGTCGTCAATATTAAGGACGACTGGCTCAGTCCCAATATGAACACAGCAGATCAGCCAGGGAAAACGTTTATTATCAATGAACAGGGACAGTTATTGTCCGACTTCAGCAATCGTGCTTTGATGAAAGATCTGTCCAATGAAACGTTTATGCTGCCAATTCTGCAAAATAAAGAGCAGTCTGCTTACTTTACCGCAGAGGTTGATGGAGAAAAATCACTTATTACATACACTGCTCCAGACAACCTCGGGTGGCGTTATGTACGAATCACGCCTTATGACCTGATCACCTCCGATATTCGTAATATGCGAACTCACACTGTTCTGTTTTGTCTCGGGCTATTAATTGCGGGAGTGTTCTTGTCCTACCTCGTGTCCCGGAAGCTATATCATCCCATTGATAAAGTGCTTGTCCGTATGCGTGTGATGGAAGCGGAGCGTCGTGGCAGTCTGCACCTATTACGACAGGACTTTCTACGCGGGGCTTTGCAAGGAAGGGAAACGGTAACGGGAGGCATGCTGGAGGAACGAATGAAGTTCTATGGCTCTTCTGTTGATGTTCATCGTCTAACCCGACTGGTGCTGCTTCGGATTGATCATTTTACCGATTTCAGCGATACCTACCGGGAAGAAGTCCAACTTGTAAAATACGCGATGATGAACATTTGCACGGAGACGGCCGACCTCTACTACCACACCGAAGCTGTGGATATGGGGGGCGATCTGATCACACTTATCTTTAATGATAAAATTCGGGATGAAGCTGATTATGAGGACAGCCCCATTGAGGACCTGCTGCGCATGATGCAGGCTGCCGTGATGACACATCTAAGATGTTCCATTTCATTTACTATCGGACCAGCGGAAGATTCACTGGAAAACAGTATTGCTTCTTATACCCGATCAGCAGAAGCATCGCTTCATCGTTTGTTCATGGGTCCTGGATGCCTGATTTACACCTCGGACATCATGGCGTACCATGCCAAAGAATATACTTTCCCTGTTGGAAAAGAGAGACAGTTGATTGATTGCCTGATGACAGGCAAAACAGGTGAAGCCAAACAGGTCTATGCAGACATCGTGAGCGAAACGGCAACTTATCCATTTACCGTATTTCAACTCGCTCTGTCTCATCTGACCACGACCCTGAATCATGTGAGAAACACACTCAAAAAGAACAACCAGCTTACCCTTGAATCCATCTCCGATCGTTCAATGCTGCCGATCCATGATGCCGAGGATCTCAGTGAGGTTCACGCACACTTTTATCGCATGTTCGACGAGCTGGGATCCAAAGTTGAGGAAAAAAGAACGCTTAAACACGAAGAACTCATTCGCAAAATCAACTGCATTATTGAACGAGATTACGCAGACACCAATCTTTGTCTGACCTCGATTGCAGATGAACTAGCCATGTCACCCATCTATGTCAGCAGACTCTATAAACAACTAACGTTAAAAGGTCTAACCGATGTTATTAACGAGACGCGGATAGCCAAAGCGCAAAATCTGCTTATTGAGACGGAACACTCTGTAGCTGATATTGCCGAGCAAACCGGCTTCACCAACAGTTCTTATTTCTATCGGATGTTTAAGAAATTCAACGGGGTTACTCCCAATGATTATCGACGTAAGGAGCTTCATTCAGAGCTTTAG
- the trmB gene encoding tRNA (guanosine(46)-N7)-methyltransferase TrmB, which produces MRLRGRKGIRENLEQQVDLVVLDPKQYKGKWSELFGNDHPIFVEFGMGKGQFISQMSYKYPEYNFIGIDMYDELVRRASEKARKAWSQAEVETPPNLKLALANIEQIEEVFEPEELERIYLNFSDPWPKAKHARRRLTHPRFLKKYTELLNTKGQIHFKTDSETLFDFSLNAIADFGLQMTNLSLNLHRDGLNEEHVMTEYEQKFMGKGMNIHRVEVIVGEEALREYQQIRLDKYKVREAADESGEDQE; this is translated from the coding sequence ATGCGTTTACGTGGCAGAAAAGGGATTCGGGAAAATCTGGAACAACAAGTTGACCTCGTTGTTCTTGATCCCAAACAGTACAAAGGAAAATGGTCTGAACTGTTTGGCAATGACCATCCGATCTTTGTGGAATTTGGCATGGGTAAAGGTCAATTTATCAGCCAAATGAGTTATAAATATCCGGAATATAATTTTATCGGTATTGATATGTATGATGAATTGGTGCGTCGTGCCAGCGAGAAGGCTCGGAAAGCATGGAGCCAGGCAGAAGTGGAGACACCTCCCAACCTGAAGCTGGCGCTTGCTAATATCGAACAGATTGAGGAAGTATTTGAACCGGAAGAACTGGAACGGATTTATCTGAACTTCAGTGATCCTTGGCCGAAAGCCAAGCATGCACGCCGTCGTTTGACACATCCACGTTTCCTGAAGAAATATACGGAACTGCTTAACACCAAGGGACAGATTCATTTCAAAACCGATTCGGAGACATTGTTTGATTTCTCTCTCAATGCGATCGCCGACTTTGGTCTGCAAATGACCAATTTGTCCCTGAACCTGCACCGCGATGGATTGAATGAAGAGCATGTCATGACTGAGTACGAGCAGAAATTCATGGGTAAAGGCATGAACATTCATCGGGTTGAAGTTATCGTTGGTGAAGAGGCCTTGCGCGAGTATCAACAAATCCGCTTGGACAAGTATAAAGTGCGGGAAGCAGCGGACGAGTCTGGCGAAGATCAAGAATAA